One Ricinus communis isolate WT05 ecotype wild-type chromosome 2, ASM1957865v1, whole genome shotgun sequence DNA segment encodes these proteins:
- the LOC8270985 gene encoding uncharacterized protein LOC8270985 isoform X3 yields the protein MEWAECPVCLQNYDGEYAIPRVLTCGHTTCESCLKSLPQKYPQTIRCPACVQLVKFPSLGPSSLPKNIDLLRLIPTNHKKKQPINHSRSSDHQVDSASFLWSDDFFVTWKNWVLEKDAVLVDESEKDCGVLKDGNKKLRLFKVADGLLDVNGSGFIFKLSYASRIMNCLYGLGNVVREELSLILGICLEHYRIGKFYGFWCDSQNGFLYLVCERFNVGVMDHSGCSKNGSSKDGLASFAVTGMEICEAIIGLHLEGLFMGCLSLTCFELDDFGHVYLSLGEVLLTSRKVHESVMAARSGSRRIGDIEMGILVTELFKREVFVSPEMLFEIFKKESIEVKCGSSFSYSAVYSSDIWSLACTFVRLLIGKQFVEELVDYVDYSVSKVSEENILDCSGLYMGLIERISCLLKNKLGEQFESLQQILCRCLNFYPGSRPPLIDVWKCIRELIIKPEFDTMLRLNKATDEKIKRHFLVLSELARVHIKASEMHVKDEVEGPVNNSEENVEQFEGRMVDKDLVKGLVQGNVKLKDLQGHLDCVTGLAIGGGFLFSSSFDKSVRVWSLQDLSPLHTFKGHEHKVMAVIYVDEEQPLCISGDAGGGIFLWSINHPLRQESLKNWYEQKDWRYSGIHALTTAGNGYLYTGSGDRSVKAWSLRDGILSCTMDGHKSVVSSLAASDGVLYSGSWDGTIRLWSLTDHSLLTVLGEDMPGTMTSVLSLSVCQNILVAAHENGHIKVWRNDKFMISIQLHNGAIFATGMEGKYLFTGGWDKTVYVLELSGDEFQVETESIGSIPGGAVITCLLYQQGKLFVGHGDRIIKVYFYGE from the exons ATGGAGTGGGCGGAATGTCCGGTGTGCTTACAGAATTACGACGGAGAGTACGCAATTCCGCGAGTACTGACGTGCGGACACACAACCTGCGAGTCATGTCTTAAAAGCCTTCCTCAAAAGTATCCTCAAACAATTCGCTGTCCTGCTTGTGTTCAGCTTGTCAAGTTCCCATCTTTAGGCCCATCTTCTCTCCCCAAAAACATCGACCTCCTCAGGTTAATCCCCACTaaccataaaaaaaaacaacccattaATCACTCCAGGAGTTCTGATCATCAGGTTGATTCTGCGTCTTTTCTATGGTCTGATGACTTTTTTGTTACATGGAAGAATTGGGTTCTTGAAAAGGATGCTGTTTTAGTTGATGAGAGTGAAAAGGATTGTGGCGTTTTGAAGGATGGAAATAAGAAGTTGAGACTTTTTAAGGTTGCTGATGGTTTGTTGGATGTTAATGGAAGTGGGTTTATTTTTAAGCTGAGTTATGCTTCTAGGATTATGAATTGTTTATATGGGTTGGGAAATGTGGTGAGAGAGGAATTGAGTTTGATTTTAGGAATTTGTTTGGAACATTATAGGATTGGTAAATTTTATGGCTTTTGGTGTGATTCGCAAAATGGTTTTTTGTATTTAGTTTGTGAGAGATTTAATGTGGGTGTTATGGACCATTCTGGTTGTTCTAAAAATGGATCAAGTAAAGATGGTTTGGCTAGTTTCGCTGTTACGGGTATGGAAATTTGTGAAGCGATAATTGGTTTGCATTTGGAAGGGTTATTTATGGGTTGCCTAAGTCTTACTTGCTTTGAATTGGATGACTTTGGACATGTATATTTAAGTTTGGGTGAGGTTTTGTTGACGTCAAGGAAGGTTCATGAGAGTGTCATGGCAGCTCGTTCTGGTAGCAGACGGATTGGTGATATAGAGATGGGAATACTGGTAACTGAACTTTTTAAAAGAGAAGTCTTTGTAAGTCCAGAAATGCTATTTGAGatatttaagaaagaaagcatAGAGGTAAAATGCGGTAGTAGCTTTAGTTATTCAGCTGTGTATAGCTCGGATATTTGGTCGCTGGCTTGTACTTTTGTTAGACTTTTAATTGGGAAACAGTTTGTTGAAGAGCTAGTTGATTATGTGGATTATTCTGTTTCAAAAGTAAGTGAAGAGAACATTTTGGATTGTTCAGGGCTTTACATGGGTTTGATAGAAAGGATAAGttgtttattaaaaaataaattaggtgAACAATTTGAATCATTGCAGCAAATTCTATGCAgatgtttgaatttttatccAGGCAGTCGGCCACCTTTGATTGATGTTTGGAAATGTATTAGGGAGCTAATTATTAAGCCTGAGTTTGATACTATGCTCAGATTGAATAAGGCTACTGATGAGAAGATTAAGAGGCATTTCTTGGTTCTTAGCGAATTGGCCCGGGTGCACATTAAAGCTTCAGAAATGCATGTTAAGGATGAGGTGGAGGGACCAGTAAACAACAGTGAAGAAAATGTAGAACAATTTGAGGGCAGGATGGTTGATAAAGATTTAGTTAAGGGCCTTGTGCAAGGAAATgtcaaattaaaagatttgCAGGGTCATCTTGATTGTGTTACAGGATTAGCCATTGGAG GAGGGTTTTTGTTTAGCTCCTCATTTGATAAATCAGTTCGAGTCTGGTCTTTGCAG GATTTATCCCCTTTACATACCTTTAAAGGTCATGAGCATAAAGTCATGGCTGTAATCTACGTTGATGAAGAGCAGCCATTATGCATAAGTGGTGACGCTGGAGGTGGCATATTTCTCTGGAGCATTAATCACCCTCTGAGGCAAGAATCATTAAAGAATTGGTACGAGCAAAAAGATTGGAGATATAGTGGTATTCATGCCTTGACCACAGCAGGAAATGGGTATCTTTATACTGGGAGTGGAGATAGGTCAGTTAAAGCATGGTCACTGCGG GATGGGATCCTATCATGCACTATGGATGGTCATAAATCTGTAGTTTCCTCATTAGCAGCAAGTGACGGGGTTCTGTATAGCGGGAGTTGGGATGGGACCATCCGACTGTGGAGTCTAACTGATCATAGTCTTTTGACAGTGTTAGGTGAAGACATGCCGGGAACTATGACCTCTGTGTTGTCCCTTAGTGTTTGCCAGAATATACTTGTTGCAGCACATGAAAATGGACATATAAAG GTATGGAGGAATGATAAGTTTATGATATCCATTCAACTTCATAATGGTGCCATTTTTGCTACTGGTATGGAGGGGAAATATCTGTTTACCGGAGGTTGGGACAAAACTGTCTATGTACTG GAATTATCAGGAGATGAATTTCAAGTAGAAACCGAATCCATTGGATCAATCCCAGGTGGTGCTGTCATAACATGTTTGCTATACCAGCAAGGAAAGCTTTTTGTTGGCCATGGCGATAGGATTATCAAG
- the LOC8270985 gene encoding uncharacterized protein LOC8270985 isoform X2 — protein sequence MEWAECPVCLQNYDGEYAIPRVLTCGHTTCESCLKSLPQKYPQTIRCPACVQLVKFPSLGPSSLPKNIDLLRLIPTNHKKKQPINHSRSSDHQVDSASFLWSDDFFVTWKNWVLEKDAVLVDESEKDCGVLKDGNKKLRLFKVADGLLDVNGSGFIFKLSYASRIMNCLYGLGNVVREELSLILGICLEHYRIGKFYGFWCDSQNGFLYLVCERFNVGVMDHSGCSKNGSSKDGLASFAVTGMEICEAIIGLHLEGLFMGCLSLTCFELDDFGHVYLSLGEVLLTSRKVHESVMAARSGSRRIGDIEMGILVTELFKREVFVSPEMLFEIFKKESIEVKCGSSFSYSAVYSSDIWSLACTFVRLLIGKQFVEELVDYVDYSVSKVSEENILDCSGLYMGLIERISCLLKNKLGEQFESLQQILCRCLNFYPGSRPPLIDVWKCIRELIIKPEFDTMLRLNKATDEKIKRHFLVLSELARVHIKASEMHVKDEVEGPVNNSEENVEQFEGRMVDKDLVKGLVQGNVKLKDLQGHLDCVTGLAIGGGFLFSSSFDKSVRVWSLQDLSPLHTFKGHEHKVMAVIYVDEEQPLCISGDAGGGIFLWSINHPLRQESLKNWYEQKDWRYSGIHALTTAGNGYLYTGSGDRSVKAWSLRDGILSCTMDGHKSVVSSLAASDGVLYSGSWDGTIRLWSLTDHSLLTVLGEDMPGTMTSVLSLSVCQNILVAAHENGHIKVWRNDKFMISIQLHNGAIFATGMEGKYLFTGGWDKTVYVLELSGDEFQVETESIGSIPGGAVITCLLYQQGKLFVGHGDRIIKDIRRSTS from the exons ATGGAGTGGGCGGAATGTCCGGTGTGCTTACAGAATTACGACGGAGAGTACGCAATTCCGCGAGTACTGACGTGCGGACACACAACCTGCGAGTCATGTCTTAAAAGCCTTCCTCAAAAGTATCCTCAAACAATTCGCTGTCCTGCTTGTGTTCAGCTTGTCAAGTTCCCATCTTTAGGCCCATCTTCTCTCCCCAAAAACATCGACCTCCTCAGGTTAATCCCCACTaaccataaaaaaaaacaacccattaATCACTCCAGGAGTTCTGATCATCAGGTTGATTCTGCGTCTTTTCTATGGTCTGATGACTTTTTTGTTACATGGAAGAATTGGGTTCTTGAAAAGGATGCTGTTTTAGTTGATGAGAGTGAAAAGGATTGTGGCGTTTTGAAGGATGGAAATAAGAAGTTGAGACTTTTTAAGGTTGCTGATGGTTTGTTGGATGTTAATGGAAGTGGGTTTATTTTTAAGCTGAGTTATGCTTCTAGGATTATGAATTGTTTATATGGGTTGGGAAATGTGGTGAGAGAGGAATTGAGTTTGATTTTAGGAATTTGTTTGGAACATTATAGGATTGGTAAATTTTATGGCTTTTGGTGTGATTCGCAAAATGGTTTTTTGTATTTAGTTTGTGAGAGATTTAATGTGGGTGTTATGGACCATTCTGGTTGTTCTAAAAATGGATCAAGTAAAGATGGTTTGGCTAGTTTCGCTGTTACGGGTATGGAAATTTGTGAAGCGATAATTGGTTTGCATTTGGAAGGGTTATTTATGGGTTGCCTAAGTCTTACTTGCTTTGAATTGGATGACTTTGGACATGTATATTTAAGTTTGGGTGAGGTTTTGTTGACGTCAAGGAAGGTTCATGAGAGTGTCATGGCAGCTCGTTCTGGTAGCAGACGGATTGGTGATATAGAGATGGGAATACTGGTAACTGAACTTTTTAAAAGAGAAGTCTTTGTAAGTCCAGAAATGCTATTTGAGatatttaagaaagaaagcatAGAGGTAAAATGCGGTAGTAGCTTTAGTTATTCAGCTGTGTATAGCTCGGATATTTGGTCGCTGGCTTGTACTTTTGTTAGACTTTTAATTGGGAAACAGTTTGTTGAAGAGCTAGTTGATTATGTGGATTATTCTGTTTCAAAAGTAAGTGAAGAGAACATTTTGGATTGTTCAGGGCTTTACATGGGTTTGATAGAAAGGATAAGttgtttattaaaaaataaattaggtgAACAATTTGAATCATTGCAGCAAATTCTATGCAgatgtttgaatttttatccAGGCAGTCGGCCACCTTTGATTGATGTTTGGAAATGTATTAGGGAGCTAATTATTAAGCCTGAGTTTGATACTATGCTCAGATTGAATAAGGCTACTGATGAGAAGATTAAGAGGCATTTCTTGGTTCTTAGCGAATTGGCCCGGGTGCACATTAAAGCTTCAGAAATGCATGTTAAGGATGAGGTGGAGGGACCAGTAAACAACAGTGAAGAAAATGTAGAACAATTTGAGGGCAGGATGGTTGATAAAGATTTAGTTAAGGGCCTTGTGCAAGGAAATgtcaaattaaaagatttgCAGGGTCATCTTGATTGTGTTACAGGATTAGCCATTGGAG GAGGGTTTTTGTTTAGCTCCTCATTTGATAAATCAGTTCGAGTCTGGTCTTTGCAG GATTTATCCCCTTTACATACCTTTAAAGGTCATGAGCATAAAGTCATGGCTGTAATCTACGTTGATGAAGAGCAGCCATTATGCATAAGTGGTGACGCTGGAGGTGGCATATTTCTCTGGAGCATTAATCACCCTCTGAGGCAAGAATCATTAAAGAATTGGTACGAGCAAAAAGATTGGAGATATAGTGGTATTCATGCCTTGACCACAGCAGGAAATGGGTATCTTTATACTGGGAGTGGAGATAGGTCAGTTAAAGCATGGTCACTGCGG GATGGGATCCTATCATGCACTATGGATGGTCATAAATCTGTAGTTTCCTCATTAGCAGCAAGTGACGGGGTTCTGTATAGCGGGAGTTGGGATGGGACCATCCGACTGTGGAGTCTAACTGATCATAGTCTTTTGACAGTGTTAGGTGAAGACATGCCGGGAACTATGACCTCTGTGTTGTCCCTTAGTGTTTGCCAGAATATACTTGTTGCAGCACATGAAAATGGACATATAAAG GTATGGAGGAATGATAAGTTTATGATATCCATTCAACTTCATAATGGTGCCATTTTTGCTACTGGTATGGAGGGGAAATATCTGTTTACCGGAGGTTGGGACAAAACTGTCTATGTACTG GAATTATCAGGAGATGAATTTCAAGTAGAAACCGAATCCATTGGATCAATCCCAGGTGGTGCTGTCATAACATGTTTGCTATACCAGCAAGGAAAGCTTTTTGTTGGCCATGGCGATAGGATTATCAAG